One part of the Marinobacter sp. M3C genome encodes these proteins:
- a CDS encoding pyridoxal-phosphate dependent enzyme, with amino-acid sequence MKELTWHFVSHFVSDIFTATEEEIIDAMKLTWKRMKIVIEPSCAVPLAAILKNPEIFRGKRVGVIITGGNVDLDTLPWT; translated from the coding sequence TTGAAGGAACTGACCTGGCATTTTGTAAGCCATTTCGTCTCAGACATTTTCACGGCGACCGAGGAGGAAATCATCGACGCCATGAAGCTGACCTGGAAACGAATGAAGATTGTTATCGAGCCCAGCTGCGCAGTTCCCCTGGCCGCCATACTGAAAAACCCCGAGATCTTCCGGGGTAAACGGGTGGGCGTGATCATCACCGGCGGAAATGTGGATCTGGACACACTTCCCTGGACCTAA